A genomic stretch from Cloacibacterium caeni includes:
- the rseP gene encoding RIP metalloprotease RseP, whose product MELATQIFQFILSISILVILHELGHFLPAKWFKCRVDKFYLFFDPWFSLAKKKIGETEYGIGWLPFGGYVKIAGMVDESMDTEQLKQPAQPWEFRSKPAWQRLIIMLGGIFVNLILAWAIYTGLNLSVGEKYHDLAKFENGIAVSEEGAKMGLMNGDKILKIDGKPAVRMENSMINMLLANEITVLRNGKEVSFAPKEDGIAHILGSKTAKLYIQNRFAPVVDSLAEGPAKKAGFQKGDKIIALNGKTIRFFDEFTDGLAGKKNQPITVDVFRNNELKRFTFNTNKEGKIGFRPDFKEAEAAFNNTVTNQEYSFLPAIGRGFERTVESLTMQIKQFKLMFNKKIKGYKNVGGPIAIVKMMPKEIDWVAFWSFTAMFSAWLAFLNILPIPGLDGGHALFTTWELITGKPVPQKVLENAQMIGVIFLMGLMLLIFGSDIYKFIISPFLK is encoded by the coding sequence ATGGAATTAGCAACGCAGATATTTCAGTTTATATTAAGTATTTCAATTCTCGTTATTCTACACGAATTAGGGCATTTTTTACCTGCAAAATGGTTTAAATGTAGAGTAGATAAATTCTACTTATTCTTTGATCCATGGTTTTCTTTGGCAAAGAAAAAAATTGGCGAAACCGAATACGGAATTGGCTGGTTACCCTTTGGTGGTTATGTAAAAATCGCAGGAATGGTAGACGAAAGTATGGATACTGAACAACTGAAACAACCTGCTCAACCTTGGGAATTCAGAAGCAAACCAGCTTGGCAAAGACTTATCATTATGTTAGGTGGTATTTTCGTGAATCTTATTTTAGCTTGGGCTATTTACACAGGATTGAATTTATCTGTTGGCGAAAAATACCATGATTTAGCAAAATTTGAGAATGGAATTGCGGTTTCTGAAGAAGGGGCAAAAATGGGATTGATGAACGGCGACAAAATCTTAAAAATAGATGGAAAACCTGCCGTAAGAATGGAAAATTCTATGATTAATATGCTTCTTGCCAATGAAATCACAGTACTTAGAAACGGTAAAGAAGTTTCTTTCGCACCAAAAGAAGACGGAATTGCCCATATTTTAGGTTCAAAAACGGCTAAACTTTATATACAAAACAGATTTGCGCCAGTAGTAGATTCTTTAGCAGAAGGCCCTGCAAAGAAAGCTGGGTTTCAAAAAGGAGATAAAATTATAGCACTTAACGGTAAAACGATTAGATTTTTTGATGAATTTACGGACGGATTAGCTGGAAAGAAAAACCAACCAATTACTGTAGATGTTTTTAGAAATAATGAATTAAAAAGATTTACTTTCAATACAAACAAAGAAGGAAAAATAGGCTTCAGACCAGATTTTAAAGAAGCTGAAGCTGCTTTCAACAACACAGTAACCAATCAAGAATACAGCTTTTTACCAGCAATTGGCAGAGGTTTTGAGAGAACTGTAGAATCTCTTACGATGCAGATTAAGCAGTTTAAATTAATGTTCAACAAAAAAATCAAAGGCTACAAAAATGTAGGAGGCCCGATTGCAATTGTGAAAATGATGCCGAAAGAAATCGATTGGGTTGCTTTTTGGAGTTTTACGGCTATGTTTTCTGCTTGGTTAGCATTTTTAAACATACTTCCAATTCCAGGATTAGACGGTGGTCACGCCTTATTTACGACTTGGGAACTCATCACAGGCAAACCAGTTCCTCAAAAAGTTTTAGAAAATGCACAAATGATTGGAGTAATCTTTTTAATGGGATTAATGCTATTAATCTTTGGATCAGATATTTACAAATTTATCATTTCACCATTTTTAAAATAA
- the uvrB gene encoding excinuclease ABC subunit UvrB: MNFKLHSEFAPTGDQPTAIEKLSEGLQNGEKYQTLLGVTGSGKTFTIANVVEKVQKPTLVLAHNKTLAAQLFMEFKEFFPDNAVEYFVSYYDYYQPEAYIASSGTYIEKDLSINEEVEKLRLSATASLLSGRRDVLIVASVSCIYGIGNPTEFNKSLIELEVNSKISRTAFLHKLVNALYSRSVNEFARGTFRVKGDVIDVYPAYADNGIRVQFFGDEIEKIQSFDVISGNVTSSFDRINIYPANLFVTSKETLNSAIREIQDDMVKQVDFFNSIEKPIEAKRLQERTELDLEMIKELGYCSGIENYSRYMDGRMPGSRPFCLLDYFPKDYLMVIDESHVTIPQVHAMYGGDRSRKEALVEYGFRLPAAMDNRPLKFPEFEEMQNQVIYVSATPADYELGKSGGIYTEQIIRPTGLLDPIIEIRPTMNQIDDLIEEIQKRVEEDERVLVTTLTKKMAEELTKYFTRFGIRTRYIHSDVETLERIQIMQDLRTGLFDVLVGVNLLREGLDLPEVSLVAILDADKEGMLRSRRSLVQTIGRAARNVNGKAIMYADKITNSMQKAIDETNYRREKQTQYNLEHNKVPTPLNKKISENLVGRSKDFPDSQYTQKEIIRQVAEERETYGSVDVEKLIAEKQKAMEAAAKNLDFITAAKLRDEIAALKG, translated from the coding sequence ATGAATTTCAAACTCCATTCAGAATTTGCGCCAACTGGTGATCAACCTACAGCTATAGAAAAACTCTCCGAAGGTTTACAAAACGGAGAGAAATATCAGACTTTGCTAGGTGTTACTGGTTCTGGTAAGACTTTTACCATTGCAAATGTGGTAGAAAAAGTTCAAAAACCGACTTTAGTTTTAGCGCATAATAAAACTTTGGCGGCTCAACTTTTTATGGAATTCAAAGAGTTTTTTCCAGATAATGCGGTAGAATATTTCGTTTCTTACTACGATTATTATCAGCCAGAAGCTTACATTGCTTCGTCTGGAACTTATATTGAAAAAGATTTGTCTATCAATGAAGAAGTAGAAAAACTGAGACTTTCCGCTACGGCAAGTTTACTTTCTGGAAGAAGAGACGTTTTAATCGTTGCTTCAGTTTCATGTATTTACGGTATCGGAAATCCTACAGAGTTTAATAAATCTTTGATTGAGCTAGAAGTTAATTCTAAAATTTCTAGAACGGCGTTTCTTCATAAGTTGGTAAATGCATTGTATTCTAGGAGTGTAAACGAATTTGCGAGAGGTACATTTCGAGTAAAAGGAGATGTAATAGATGTTTATCCAGCTTATGCTGATAACGGAATTAGAGTGCAATTTTTCGGAGATGAAATCGAAAAAATTCAAAGTTTTGATGTCATTTCAGGAAACGTAACTTCTAGTTTTGACCGAATTAATATTTATCCTGCCAATTTATTTGTGACCTCTAAAGAAACTTTAAATTCTGCAATTCGAGAGATTCAGGACGATATGGTAAAACAAGTTGACTTTTTTAATTCTATTGAAAAACCAATTGAAGCCAAGCGTTTACAAGAACGCACCGAATTGGATTTGGAAATGATAAAAGAACTCGGTTATTGCTCTGGAATTGAGAATTATTCTCGTTACATGGACGGAAGAATGCCTGGTTCTAGACCTTTCTGTTTACTCGATTATTTTCCAAAAGATTATTTGATGGTCATTGATGAATCTCACGTAACCATTCCGCAAGTTCATGCAATGTATGGTGGTGATAGAAGTAGAAAAGAAGCTTTGGTGGAATATGGTTTCAGACTTCCTGCTGCGATGGATAACAGACCGCTTAAATTTCCAGAGTTTGAAGAAATGCAGAATCAAGTGATTTACGTTTCGGCGACTCCTGCTGATTATGAATTGGGAAAATCTGGCGGAATTTACACTGAACAAATTATAAGACCAACTGGACTTCTTGACCCAATTATTGAAATAAGACCTACCATGAATCAAATAGATGATTTAATTGAAGAAATTCAAAAAAGGGTAGAAGAAGACGAACGTGTTTTGGTGACGACTTTAACCAAAAAAATGGCAGAAGAATTGACCAAATATTTTACCAGATTTGGGATTAGAACACGCTATATTCACTCAGATGTAGAAACTTTAGAGCGTATCCAAATTATGCAGGATTTGAGAACGGGATTATTTGATGTTTTGGTGGGTGTAAATCTTTTGAGGGAAGGTTTAGATTTACCAGAAGTTTCGCTGGTAGCAATTCTGGATGCGGATAAAGAAGGGATGTTGCGTTCTCGTCGTTCTTTGGTTCAGACCATTGGTAGAGCTGCGAGAAACGTGAACGGAAAAGCAATTATGTACGCCGATAAAATTACCAATTCTATGCAAAAAGCGATTGATGAAACCAATTATCGCCGCGAAAAACAAACACAATACAATTTAGAACACAATAAAGTTCCGACTCCGCTGAACAAGAAAATTTCTGAAAATTTAGTGGGAAGAAGTAAAGATTTCCCAGATTCTCAATACACGCAGAAAGAAATCATTCGTCAAGTTGCGGAAGAACGAGAAACTTATGGAAGCGTAGATGTAGAAAAACTCATCGCCGAAAAACAAAAAGCGATGGAAGCGGCTGCGAAAAATCTAGATTTTATTACTGCAGCTAAATTGAGAGATGAGATTGCTGCGTTGAAAGGCTAG
- a CDS encoding aminotransferase class IV, with the protein MSRFIESIKIEDQKAFLLDLHQKRVNQTFAHFGKEGSIDLAKIFKNLEHDEDGLYKLRIVYDLDKKFTTQLIPYAIPEIENFQLVENNSYDYSFKFEDRKEFERMKTKAKTEEIIVVKNNHITDTSYTNILFLKGKEWFTPTTYLLNGVMRQNLLHEKKIKETEITLQNIKEFSHFQLINAMNDFDDMFIYPIERIVNLPESSDYLGV; encoded by the coding sequence ATGTCCCGATTCATTGAAAGCATTAAAATAGAAGACCAAAAAGCCTTTTTGCTAGACTTACATCAAAAACGAGTGAACCAAACTTTTGCACATTTTGGCAAAGAAGGTTCTATAGATTTGGCCAAAATTTTTAAAAATTTAGAACATGATGAAGATGGTTTGTACAAACTGCGCATCGTTTATGATTTAGATAAAAAATTCACTACGCAACTCATTCCTTATGCGATTCCCGAAATAGAAAATTTTCAGTTGGTGGAAAATAATTCTTACGATTATTCTTTCAAATTTGAAGATAGAAAGGAATTTGAACGCATGAAAACCAAAGCCAAAACAGAAGAAATCATTGTAGTGAAAAACAATCACATTACGGATACTTCTTATACCAATATTCTTTTTTTGAAAGGCAAAGAATGGTTTACGCCGACAACTTATCTGTTAAACGGTGTGATGCGTCAAAATTTGCTTCACGAAAAGAAAATAAAAGAAACCGAAATTACACTTCAAAATATTAAGGAATTCTCTCATTTTCAGTTGATTAATGCCATGAATGATTTCGATGATATGTTTATTTATCCTATCGAGAGAATTGTAAATTTACCAGAAAGTTCTGATTATTTGGGTGTTTAG
- a CDS encoding DUF2189 domain-containing protein: MENFTEVNQPITPKKEIGSILSHAFENFTGTFLYALVFVVIYLLAYFIFNGLLSFLIPGGGDYQNEVMRVMNDFIEDKKYDLNAITELQNSLEAARTTAVMISEVISKSITSALLAPLVVGIIYISYQFSAKKEVEFGDLFIGFRQNTVQIIIYGFITTALIQAGLEINMLIGIYLSFAFFIGLPIVFFENTSAIEGIRKSFSLVHANFITVLVLWLLAGIIACAGFLFCLVGVLFTFPFFFTARYSIYSAICGAPYEVKS, translated from the coding sequence ATGGAAAATTTTACCGAAGTAAACCAACCTATTACACCCAAAAAGGAAATAGGAAGTATTCTTTCTCATGCATTCGAAAATTTTACGGGAACTTTTTTATATGCATTAGTCTTTGTAGTCATTTACCTTTTAGCGTATTTCATCTTTAATGGTCTGTTGTCTTTCTTGATTCCAGGCGGTGGAGATTATCAAAATGAAGTCATGAGAGTCATGAATGATTTCATAGAAGACAAAAAGTATGACCTTAATGCTATTACAGAATTACAAAACAGTTTAGAAGCGGCCAGAACTACTGCTGTAATGATTTCTGAAGTGATTTCTAAAAGTATTACTTCGGCGTTATTGGCTCCATTAGTAGTAGGAATTATTTACATTTCTTATCAGTTCAGCGCTAAAAAAGAGGTAGAATTTGGTGATTTATTCATTGGTTTTAGACAAAACACCGTACAAATCATTATTTATGGATTCATTACTACAGCGCTTATTCAAGCTGGTTTAGAAATCAATATGCTGATTGGCATTTACCTTTCTTTCGCATTCTTCATAGGATTACCGATTGTATTTTTTGAAAATACCTCAGCAATAGAAGGCATTAGAAAATCATTTTCTCTGGTTCATGCTAATTTTATCACGGTATTAGTATTGTGGCTTTTAGCAGGAATTATTGCTTGTGCAGGATTTTTATTTTGCTTAGTTGGAGTTCTATTTACCTTTCCGTTTTTCTTTACTGCAAGATATTCTATCTATTCGGCGATTTGCGGAGCACCTTACGAAGTAAAATCTTAA
- a CDS encoding DUF6646 family protein, translated as MKKLVLACTMLFAGQLAFAQAWQGKGDQKLQVGFNGYGNGTGVTATYDYGLSNVVSLGAGANFYFDGYRDNNEDNNVFVFGRVNFHLQDALNMPSKWDLYPGLDVGLLGNTFGLGAHLGVRYFFNNNVGAFIEAGNNGSIGLSFNF; from the coding sequence ATGAAAAAATTAGTATTAGCATGCACAATGTTGTTCGCAGGACAATTAGCATTTGCACAAGCATGGCAAGGTAAAGGCGACCAAAAATTACAAGTTGGTTTTAACGGTTACGGAAACGGAACTGGTGTTACAGCAACGTATGACTACGGACTTTCTAACGTAGTTTCTTTAGGTGCAGGAGCAAATTTCTATTTTGATGGATACAGAGACAATAATGAAGACAATAACGTTTTCGTTTTTGGTAGAGTAAATTTCCACCTTCAAGACGCTCTTAATATGCCGAGTAAATGGGATTTATATCCTGGTTTAGATGTAGGTTTATTAGGAAACACATTCGGATTAGGTGCACACTTAGGTGTAAGATATTTCTTCAACAATAATGTAGGTGCATTTATAGAAGCTGGTAACAATGGTAGCATAGGTTTATCATTTAACTTCTAA
- a CDS encoding amidohydrolase: protein MKIIGLSQNIIWKEKYENFLLIEEKFKDLEADLFLLPEMFTTGFYMKAQEVADEEEQALSWMKNFAKTKNAAIGGSVSVKDNDKFYNRFYFVKPDGTYHQYDKRHLFSYTGEDKVYTAGTERVVVEYLGFRFLLQVCFDARFPVFARNRKDYDVILNVANWPETRVLAWETLNRARAIENQAYVFALNRTGEDGNNLKYQESSHCFFADGTDVSTKNGDLIFAELDLHKLEAFRKEFPFLNDADDFKIGEF, encoded by the coding sequence ATGAAAATCATCGGTTTAAGTCAAAATATTATTTGGAAAGAAAAATATGAAAATTTTCTTTTGATAGAAGAAAAATTTAAAGATTTAGAAGCAGATTTGTTTTTGCTTCCAGAGATGTTTACCACTGGTTTCTACATGAAAGCTCAGGAAGTTGCAGATGAAGAAGAACAAGCATTGTCTTGGATGAAGAATTTTGCCAAAACTAAAAATGCTGCAATTGGAGGAAGCGTTTCTGTGAAGGATAATGACAAGTTCTATAACCGATTTTATTTTGTAAAACCAGACGGAACTTACCATCAATACGATAAAAGACATCTCTTTTCTTACACAGGTGAAGATAAAGTGTACACTGCTGGAACAGAAAGAGTAGTGGTGGAATACTTAGGATTCAGGTTTTTATTACAAGTTTGTTTTGATGCAAGATTTCCAGTTTTTGCGAGAAACAGAAAAGATTATGATGTCATTCTAAATGTCGCAAATTGGCCAGAAACCAGAGTTCTGGCGTGGGAAACATTAAATAGAGCAAGAGCAATCGAAAATCAAGCCTATGTTTTTGCCCTAAATAGAACTGGCGAAGACGGAAATAACTTAAAATATCAAGAGAGTAGCCATTGTTTTTTTGCAGATGGAACAGATGTTTCTACTAAAAATGGAGATTTAATCTTTGCAGAATTAGATTTGCATAAATTAGAAGCTTTCAGAAAAGAGTTTCCTTTTTTAAATGATGCAGATGACTTTAAAATAGGAGAGTTTTAG
- a CDS encoding DUF3820 family protein — protein sequence MNPEILKEICEAKMPFGKHAGIVLADLPISYLEWFHRQGMPKGKLGMQLSTIYEIKINGLMDLLTPIRGEVNYEKPKKRVYKF from the coding sequence ATTAACCCCGAAATACTAAAAGAAATCTGCGAGGCAAAAATGCCTTTCGGAAAACATGCTGGAATCGTTTTAGCAGATTTGCCCATTTCTTATTTAGAATGGTTTCACCGACAAGGAATGCCAAAAGGAAAACTCGGCATGCAACTTTCCACCATTTATGAAATAAAAATTAATGGTTTAATGGATTTACTTACTCCAATTCGTGGCGAAGTGAATTATGAAAAACCGAAGAAAAGGGTTTATAAGTTTTAG
- the menD gene encoding 2-succinyl-5-enolpyruvyl-6-hydroxy-3-cyclohexene-1-carboxylic-acid synthase, which translates to MKQFSSKRSIQILGHVLQQYGIDKMVISPGSRNAPLAIHFSELDSFECFSIIDERSAAFVAMGMAKSLKQPVAISCTSGSAATNYYPAVVEAFYQNVPLLVLTADRPTDFVDLFDGQTIRQKNLFQQHSYGDFQLLEDDKENAEEENLKIVKTAIELCFEKQGPVHINIPLTEPLYQYATELPVFPSIEKTIQKRDFEISSTLVSEFNVAKRILILAGTLDKNPELQSLLSQFVKNHSVVVLTEANSNLYHDKFFNHIDRYVFNFNEEDFRSYAPDLLITIGQNVVSKKVKEFLRKAKPQNHWHIDEFWQPNTYFALTQEIKTKPEIFFSQLLKFAKLEPSAYFNLWDVLRDKKDAKHDEYCKTIDFSDFKIFQILEQKIPNNYNIHISNSSAIRYAELFPYSQNHNIYCNRGTSGIDGSTSTAMGFAMMNENPTILISGELGFFYDINGLWNNYIPPYTRIIVMNNGEGNIFRIIPGPTTSNAIDEFIATKHQKNCENLAKHFGFGYFKVDDEDTLLRVLDNFFKPEAKPKILEINTADIQNAEVLKEYFKFLK; encoded by the coding sequence ATGAAACAATTCTCATCAAAACGCAGTATTCAGATTTTAGGACACGTTCTTCAACAATATGGAATAGACAAAATGGTAATTTCGCCAGGAAGCAGAAATGCTCCACTTGCTATTCATTTTTCAGAGCTAGATTCTTTTGAATGTTTCAGCATCATAGATGAAAGAAGCGCTGCTTTTGTAGCGATGGGAATGGCAAAATCGCTTAAACAACCAGTAGCAATTTCTTGTACCTCTGGTTCTGCAGCTACCAATTATTATCCAGCTGTGGTAGAAGCGTTTTATCAGAACGTTCCACTTTTGGTACTTACCGCAGACAGACCTACAGATTTTGTAGATTTATTTGATGGACAAACCATTCGTCAAAAAAATTTGTTTCAACAGCATTCTTATGGAGATTTTCAGCTTTTGGAAGACGACAAAGAAAATGCAGAAGAAGAGAACTTAAAAATCGTAAAAACAGCGATAGAATTGTGTTTTGAGAAACAAGGTCCGGTTCATATCAATATTCCGCTTACAGAACCTTTATACCAATACGCTACAGAATTGCCAGTTTTTCCTAGCATTGAAAAAACCATTCAGAAAAGAGATTTCGAGATTTCTTCTACTCTAGTTTCTGAATTTAATGTGGCTAAAAGAATTTTGATTTTAGCAGGAACGCTTGACAAAAATCCTGAACTCCAAAGTTTATTGTCGCAATTCGTGAAAAATCATTCGGTGGTTGTGCTTACAGAAGCGAATTCTAACCTCTATCACGACAAGTTTTTCAATCATATTGACCGATATGTTTTTAATTTCAACGAAGAAGATTTCAGAAGCTACGCTCCAGATTTACTCATTACGATTGGGCAAAATGTGGTTTCTAAAAAAGTGAAAGAATTTTTGAGAAAAGCAAAACCTCAAAATCACTGGCATATTGATGAATTTTGGCAACCCAACACTTATTTTGCTTTGACTCAAGAAATCAAAACAAAACCAGAGATTTTCTTCAGTCAGTTGTTGAAATTTGCCAAATTAGAACCATCAGCTTATTTTAATCTTTGGGATGTTCTTCGTGATAAAAAAGATGCAAAACACGATGAATATTGCAAGACAATAGATTTCTCAGATTTTAAAATTTTCCAAATTTTAGAACAAAAAATTCCGAACAATTATAACATTCATATTTCTAATTCTTCGGCGATTCGCTATGCAGAATTGTTCCCGTATTCACAAAATCACAACATTTATTGCAACCGTGGAACCAGCGGTATAGACGGCTCTACTTCTACTGCCATGGGTTTTGCGATGATGAACGAAAATCCTACAATTTTGATTTCTGGCGAACTTGGATTTTTCTATGATATTAATGGACTTTGGAACAATTACATTCCGCCGTACACTAGAATTATCGTGATGAATAACGGTGAAGGAAATATTTTTAGAATTATTCCGGGACCTACCACTTCTAACGCAATAGACGAATTTATCGCAACCAAACATCAGAAAAACTGCGAAAATCTAGCCAAACATTTCGGTTTTGGATATTTTAAAGTGGATGACGAAGATACGCTGCTAAGAGTTCTAGACAATTTCTTTAAGCCAGAAGCTAAGCCAAAAATTTTAGAAATCAACACAGCCGATATTCAAAACGCAGAAGTTTTGAAAGAATATTTTAAGTTTTTGAAGTAG
- a CDS encoding YybH family protein codes for MKNLFTIILLSSFGIFFSQEKDILKVLHTQQTAWNNGDIENFIKGYWKDDSLLFIGSKGPTYGWQKTLDNYKKTYPNKEMMGILEFSDIQVKMLGKKHAYVFGKWKLIRANDTPNGIYTLVFQKFNDGWKIISDHTN; via the coding sequence ATGAAAAATCTTTTTACAATTATTTTGTTATCAAGTTTCGGCATCTTTTTCTCACAAGAAAAAGACATTTTGAAAGTTTTGCATACACAACAAACCGCTTGGAATAATGGCGATATCGAAAATTTTATTAAAGGATATTGGAAAGATGATTCACTTCTTTTTATCGGTTCAAAAGGACCAACTTACGGTTGGCAAAAAACACTAGACAATTACAAAAAAACTTATCCCAACAAAGAAATGATGGGCATTCTAGAATTTTCTGACATTCAAGTGAAAATGCTAGGTAAAAAACATGCTTATGTTTTCGGAAAGTGGAAACTTATCCGTGCTAATGACACTCCTAATGGAATTTACACCTTGGTTTTCCAGAAATTTAATGACGGCTGGAAAATTATTTCAGACCATACAAACTAG
- a CDS encoding AI-2E family transporter produces MHPDQISNNKIRQVFMLAVIIILSAIILYNLSDFLPSLLGAITLYIISRSWNFKLVEEKGWKPWVAALVIILICLVIIVIPTYFTIEVLVNKISDAKAYTESITQFFEKIETYIRAKTGFEILSGGNLEKITGFATQASTAILNTTVNMISVIVGMFFILYFMLTKGRLFERILTSISPLKKANDQKIGEKFTRMVIANAVGIPVVALVQALVSLISYFIFGAPSPLLLFILTFIGSMIPIVGAAIIYVPVGLFMLASGDTFGGLGILAYGFLVVGLVDNVFRFTFLKKLENIHPLNTVFGIILGLKIFGFFGLIFGPILVSITILLMQIYGDEFSEETEDSPNDIVLPESETPLQPKIDIDI; encoded by the coding sequence ATGCACCCAGACCAAATCAGCAATAACAAAATCCGTCAAGTTTTCATGTTGGCGGTCATTATCATTCTTTCAGCGATAATATTATACAATCTCAGTGATTTTTTGCCTTCCTTATTGGGAGCCATCACGTTATATATTATTTCTAGAAGTTGGAATTTTAAACTCGTCGAAGAAAAAGGCTGGAAACCTTGGGTTGCAGCATTGGTCATTATCTTAATTTGTCTAGTTATTATTGTGATTCCCACGTATTTCACCATTGAAGTTTTAGTGAATAAAATAAGTGATGCAAAAGCTTATACAGAAAGTATTACTCAATTTTTTGAAAAAATAGAAACTTATATTCGTGCCAAAACAGGGTTTGAAATTTTAAGTGGCGGAAATCTAGAAAAAATCACAGGATTTGCTACGCAAGCTTCCACTGCTATTCTGAATACTACAGTGAATATGATTAGTGTAATTGTGGGTATGTTTTTTATCTTGTACTTTATGCTTACCAAAGGAAGATTATTCGAAAGAATTCTTACTTCAATTTCTCCGCTAAAGAAAGCGAATGACCAGAAAATTGGCGAAAAATTCACAAGAATGGTAATTGCCAATGCGGTAGGAATTCCAGTTGTAGCACTTGTTCAGGCATTAGTTTCCTTAATTAGTTATTTTATTTTTGGTGCACCAAGTCCTTTATTATTATTTATCCTTACTTTTATTGGCAGTATGATTCCGATTGTGGGAGCTGCTATTATTTATGTACCTGTTGGTTTATTTATGCTTGCAAGTGGCGACACTTTTGGTGGACTCGGCATTCTAGCTTATGGATTTTTAGTAGTGGGATTGGTAGATAATGTTTTCAGATTTACTTTTTTAAAAAAATTAGAAAACATCCATCCATTAAATACCGTTTTTGGAATTATTTTAGGACTAAAGATTTTCGGCTTTTTTGGTTTAATATTTGGGCCGATTTTAGTTTCTATAACTATTTTGCTGATGCAAATTTATGGAGACGAATTTTCTGAAGAAACAGAAGATTCTCCGAATGACATTGTTCTTCCCGAAAGCGAAACGCCACTTCAACCAAAAATTGACATTGATATTTAA
- a CDS encoding aminodeoxychorismate synthase component I, whose product MLKINEQKFLEMDELSLQKVPFFFVIDFLMENVLIFSQEDLERQEILVDFPNFKNVQKSTYETKEVSWKSFPQSKEDYQKGFEIVQNHLKLGDSYLINYTCETPIETNLSLEEIFYQSDAKYKVLLPENFTFFSPETFVEIKNQEIFTHPMKGTIEASVPNAIDELKNSVKEKAEHYTVVDLLRNDLSMVADWVKLDEFQRIDFLKTRNKNLYAMSSEISGKVKPEFQNKIGSLMKTLLPAGSILGAPKPKTLEIILEAETYERGFYTGVCGYFDGENLDSCVMIRFIQQNGENLTFRSGGGITHLSKLADEYQEMKNKIYVPIH is encoded by the coding sequence ATGTTAAAAATCAACGAACAGAAATTTTTAGAAATGGACGAGCTTTCTCTGCAGAAAGTTCCTTTCTTTTTTGTGATTGATTTTTTAATGGAAAATGTGCTTATTTTTAGTCAAGAAGATTTAGAAAGACAAGAGATTTTAGTGGATTTCCCTAATTTTAAAAATGTTCAAAAATCAACTTATGAAACGAAAGAAGTCTCGTGGAAATCTTTTCCTCAATCCAAAGAAGATTACCAAAAAGGTTTTGAAATCGTGCAAAATCATTTGAAATTGGGAGATTCTTATTTGATCAATTACACTTGCGAAACTCCTATTGAGACTAATCTTTCTTTAGAAGAAATTTTCTATCAATCTGATGCAAAGTATAAAGTTTTACTTCCAGAGAATTTTACTTTTTTTTCTCCAGAAACTTTTGTGGAAATTAAAAATCAAGAGATTTTTACGCATCCTATGAAAGGAACTATCGAAGCGTCTGTTCCAAATGCGATAGATGAACTAAAAAATTCGGTGAAAGAAAAAGCAGAACATTACACCGTAGTAGATTTGCTTAGAAACGACTTGAGTATGGTTGCAGATTGGGTGAAATTAGATGAATTCCAGAGGATAGATTTCTTAAAAACTCGAAACAAAAATCTCTATGCAATGAGTTCTGAAATTTCGGGAAAAGTAAAGCCAGAATTTCAAAATAAAATAGGAAGTTTGATGAAAACCTTACTTCCTGCAGGAAGTATTTTGGGCGCTCCAAAACCCAAAACCTTAGAAATTATCTTAGAAGCAGAAACTTATGAAAGAGGGTTTTACACAGGAGTTTGTGGTTATTTTGATGGGGAGAATTTAGATTCTTGTGTGATGATTCGGTTTATTCAACAAAATGGAGAAAATTTAACATTCCGAAGTGGCGGTGGAATTACACATTTGAGTAAATTAGCAGATGAATACCAAGAAATGAAAAATAAAATTTATGTCCCGATTCATTGA